The genome window AATCCCAAGGGCAAATGACAACAGGATGGTCCATGTCAACAATAAATCCGATAAGACAATAGCAGAAAATAATCCTAAAACAAAGAACAATCCTTCTTCAATCAGAATCTCTCTTGCAAAAAACAAGCAGTAAAGTAAAAGAAGTACTTCGAAAACAATCAAAATCAGCAACCATCTACTTAACTTTTCCGTTTTTTTCATTTATTCTTTCTCTCCCTCATGAAATTCTTCGGCAGCCTCTCCCTGGCCAAAGTAATGTTTAATGGCTTGTACGATTCGCTCAGAAGCTTTTCCATCCCCATAAGGATTTCGGGCATTTGCCATTTGAAGATACAGGCTTTCGTTGCTTAAGAGCTCTGTCATCGTGGATTTGACGACGGTAGGATCCGTTCCAACTAATTTCAAGGTCCCTGCTTTGACCCCTTCTGGGCGTTCCGTTGTATCGCGCAATACCAATACCGGTTTTCCTAATGATGGCGCCTCCTCTTGCACCCCACCTGAATCCGACATGATAAAGTAACTTCTAGAAGCTAAATTGTGGAAATCCAGCACATCTAGAGGCTCAATGAGGTGGATCCGATCATGTTCTCCTAATAGATCGTTTGCCGCCTCTTGGACCGCTGGACTAAGATGCACTGGGTAAACCACTTCAATAGTCGGTTCTTGATCCACCATTTCTCTCAGAGCTCCAAAGACCGCTCGCATGGGTTGGCCTTGATTTTCTCTTCGATGCATGGTGACCAGGATGACTTTTTTATCTGGATCCAATTGATCTAACACTTCGTGGTGATAGTCCTCTTGAACCGTGAGTTTCAACGCATCAATGGCAGTATTTCCCGTCACTACAATAGAGGATTCCGGATGATTTTCTTTTAAGAGATTGGCCTTACTTTCGCCTGTCGGCGCAAAATACAGATCCGCTAAATCATCCGTCATTTGACGGTTCATCTCTTCTGGATACGGTGAATATTTATCAAAGGTTCTCAAACCAGCTTCGACGTGACCAATGCGGACTTGATTGTAAAAGGCAACCAGACTCGCCGCAAAGGTGGTTGTCGTATCTCCATGGACGAGCACCATATCCGGCTTTTCTTTTTTGATAACTGGATCTAATTGATTCAGAATTTTAGAGGTAATGTCCAATAAGGTCTGGCTTTTTCCCATAATATCCAAATCGTAATCAGGTACGATGTTAAAGGTTTCTAAGACCTGGTCCAGCATTTGACGGTGCTGGGCAGTGACCACTGTGATGGTCTCAATAACCTCCTTTTGTTTTTGCAACTCCAATACCAAAGGGGCCATTTTGATGGCCTCCGGTCGGGTTCCAAACACAACCATAATTTTCAATTTTCCCATAAACTTCTCCCGTTGACATGCATGTAATTCAACATTTTTTTAATTTGTGTACATCTTTTTTCATTCTACCGCCAATGACTTTAAATGTCAAACCGATTTTGGGTTTTATAAAGAAATTACTAATAGTTAGTCATTTTATTATTTTGGTGTTTAGAATACATATCCATATAATCACTAATTGTAAGTATTTACAACACGACTTTTACCGGGCTAATATTTTTGGTAAAAAAATAATTCAATAATTATACAATTATTTTTCAAATAATAAATTTTTATAATTTTTTCAAAAAAAGCCGGAACTTGTAGTTCCGACTTATTTTCTTATTCTTCTATGACTTCAGCTGTTTGAACTTCATCGACTGTTCCATCTGTTAATGGCACTTCTTCGATAATTTCAACTTCATTAATCGCTTGTGGTTCCAAGTTGCGGTAACGAGCCATACCTGTACCTGCAGGAATAATCTTACCAATGATAACATTTTCCTTAAGTCCAAGGAGATGGTCTTTCTTACCACGGATCGCTGCGTCTGTAAGAACACGAGTTGTTTCCTGGAAGGAAGCCGCAGACAAGAAACTGTTGGTTTCAAGTGAGGCTTTGGTAATTCCCATAAGGACTGGACGAGCAGTCGCAGGAACTCCACCAGAAATAAGGACATCCTTATTAGCATCTGTAAAGTCTGTAATGTCCATCAGAGTACCCATGAGAAGGTCTGTATCTCCTGGATCCATGACACGTACTTTACGGATCATTTGACGCACCATTACCTCGATGTGTTTGTCGCCGATTTCTACCCCTTGGCTACGGTATACTTTTTGTACTTCCGCAAGAAGGTAAGTTTCAACAGACAAGACATCACGAACGGCAAGGAGACGTTTTGGTTGGATAGACCCTTCTGTCAGAGCATCACCACGAGAGACTTGATCTCCCACTTCGACTTTCATGCGGGCAGTGTAAGGGACAACGTATTCGCCCTCACCAGTTGCTCCGCTAACAAAGACTTTCTTGGTGCGTGTAGAAGCATCTTCTTCGATCGCTGTGACTTCCCCTTTGACCTCAGTGATGACCGCTTCCCCTTTTGGATTGCGGGCTTCAAAGATTTCTTGGACACGAGGAAGACCCTGAGTGATATCGGTATTTGAGGCAACCCCACCCGTGTGGAAGGTACGCATGGTCAACTGTGTACCAGGTTCCCCGATAGATTGGGCAGCGATAGTTCCGACTGCTTCACCCACTTCAACCGCATCACCAGTCGCCAAGTTGATACCATAACAGTGACGGCAGACACCATGGCGGGTGTTACATGTAAAGACAGAGCGGATAGTGACTTCTTCAACACCAGCTTTGACAATTTCACGTGCTAGGTCTTCTGAAATCAAGGTATCTGGACCAACGATGACTTCACCTGTTTCAGGATGTTTAACAGATTTCTTGGTATAACGACCAGTCAAGCGTTCTTCGAGTGGCTCGATCATTTCCTTACCATCAGTAATGGCACGGATCACAAGTCCACGGTCTGTTCCACAGTCATCTTCACGGATAATGACGTCTTGGGCCACGTCAACCAAACGACGAGTCAAGTAACCTGAGTCGGCTGTCTTCAAGGCCGTATCGGTCATCCCTTTACGGGCACCGTGAGTTGAGAAGAACATTTCGAGTACTGACAAACCTTCGCGGAAGTTTGACAGGATTGGCAATTCCATGATCCGTCCGTTTGGAGCGGCCATCAAACCACGCATACCGGCAAGTTGCGAGAAGTTTGAAATGTTACCACGGGCTCCAGAGTCCATCATCATAACGATTGGGTTCTTCGGATCTTGGTTATCCACCAAGCGTTTTTCCAATTTTTCACGGGCTGCACGCCATTCAGCTGTAACGGCATTGTAGCGTTCGTCATCTGTGATCAAACCACGACGGAATTGTTTAGTGATTTGTTCCACACGTTTGTGAGATTCTTCAATGATTTCTGCCTTATCTTCAACGACCGGAATATCGGCAATCCCCACTGTCAAACCAGCAAGGGTTGAGTGATGGTAACCCAAGTCTTTCAAGCGGTCCAAGAAAGCAGACGTTTCAGTTGTACGGAAGCGTTTGAAGATTTCTGCGATGATATTTCCAAGATTTTTCTTCTTGAATGGAACGTTTAATTCCAATTTCTCAATCGCTGCTTTGACATCTTGACCAGGCTCCAAGAAGTACTTAGCTGGAACGCCTTCTGTCAAGTTGGCATTATTTGGCTCTTGAAGGTATGGAAGCTCTGCAGGCATGATATCGTTAAAGAGGATCTTACCAACAGTTGTCAAGAGAATCTTGTGTTGTTGCGCTTCTGTCCATGGTTTGTTCAAGCTATCTGTCGCAATTCCGACACGTGTATGCAAGTGAACATAGCCATTGCGAAGGGCCATGACCGCTTCATCACGGTCTTTGAAGACCATGCCTTCGCCTTCACGACCAGCTTCTTCCATAGTGAGGTAATAGTTCCCCAATACCATATCCTGAGATGGGGTAACAACTGGTTTACCGTCTTTTGGATTCAAGATGTGCTCAGCAGCCAACATCAAGATACGAGCTTCTGCTTGAGCTTCTTCTGAAAGCGGTACGTGGATGGCCATTTGGTCCCCGTCAAAGTCGGCATTATAGGCTTCACAGACAAGTGGGTGCAAGCGAAGAGCTTTCCCGTCAATCAAGACAGGTTCAAAAGCTTGGATCCCCAAACGGTGAAGGGTCGGTGCGCGGTTCAAGAGAACTGGGTGTTCTTTGATCACTTCTTCTAGGATATCCCAGATGCGTTCATCTCCACGTTCGACCAAGCGTTTTGCAGCTTTAACGTTTTGCACGATATCACGCGCAACGATTTCACGCATCACGAATGGTTTGAAGAGCTCGATCGCCATTTCACGTGGCACACCACATTGGTACATCTTAAGAGTTGGACCAACGGCGATAACAGAACGTCCTGAGAAGTCAACCCGTTTACCGAGCAAGTTTTGACGGAAGCGTCCTTGTTTCCCTTTGAGCATGTGACTCAATGATTTTAATGGACGGCTACCTGGTCCTGTGATTGGACGACCACGACGACCGTTATCGATCAAAGCATCAACGGCTTCTTGGAGCATCCGTTTTTCGTTTTGCACGATGATACCAGGGGCATTCAACTCAAGCAAACGTGCCAAACGGTTGTTCCGGTTAATCACACGGCGGTAAAGGTCGTTCAAGTCAGAGGCAGCAAAACGGCCACCATCCAATTGGACCATCGGACGAAGATCTGGTGGAATAACCGGAAGGATGTTGAGAACCATCCATTCTGGCTTGTTGCCAGATTTGTAGAAGGCGTCCAAGACATCCAAACGACGCACAGCCTTCACACGTTTTTGACCAGTTGCAGTCTTCAATTCTTCTTTCAAGAGAGCAATTTCAGCTTCCAGATCCACTTGTTTCAAGAGGTCTTGGATGGCTTCTGCACCCATCTTAGCTACAAAGGAACCTGGTCCGTATTCACGCAAGCGTTCACGGTATTCACGTTCTGTCATGATGGATTTGTGCTCAAGTGGAGTATCTTTTGGATCGATCACCACATAAGCTGCGAAGTAGATGACTTCTTCAAGGGCACGAGGGCTCATATCCAAGGTCAATCCCATACGAGAAGGGATTCCTTTGAAGTACCAGATGTGTGATACAGGTGCTTTCAACTCGATGTGCCCCATGCGTTCACGACGAACTTTCGCACGTGTTACTTCAACCCCACAGCGGTCACAAACAATCCCTTTGTAACGGATTCGTTTGTATTTCCCACACGCACATTCCCAGTCTTTTGTAGGTCCAAAGATGACTTCATCAAAGAGACCTTCACGTTCTGGCTTCAATGTACGGTAGTTGATTGTTTCAGGTTTCTTGACCTCTCCATAAGACCATGAACGGACCTTGCTTGGAGAAGCTAGGGTGATTTGCATACTTTTAAAACGATTTACATCAACCACTATTTCTTACCTTTCCTTGTTTTCATACTTGTTTCATTTGGATACAGCTTAGGTGGGGGAAGAAAGGAAACTTTCTTGCCACCTCCTTGTGTCTGTATCTTGTTATCGAATCATCCTGCTAGAAGCATTGGTTGCTCACAGGACAATCATTTTTACTGATTATTTTTCTGATTCTTCGGCATCAAAGGCTGCTTTTGCTTCCTTTGCTGCTTTTTCACGTGCTTTTTCAAGGTCATCCACATGAATCACATCATCGTCTTCTCCTTCATCAAGGTCACGAAGTTCCACTTCTTGATCATCTTCGTCCAAGACACGCATGTCAAGACCAAGTGATTGCAATTCTTTGACAAGAACGCGGAAGGATTCTGGTACACCTGGTTTTGGAATTGGTTTACCTTTGGTAATCGCTTCATAGGCCTTCAGACGTCCGTTGACATCGTCTGACTTGTAAGTCAAGATTTCTTGAAGGACATTTGACGCACCATAAGCCTCAAGGGCCCACACTTCCATTTCCCCGAAACGTTGTCCACCAAACTGAGCTTTCCCTCCGAGTGGTTGTTGGGTAACCATTGAGTATGGTCCGACTGAACGGGCATGGAGTTTATCATCAACCATGTGGTGAAGCTTGATCATGTACATGACACCGACAGAGACACGGTTGTCAAACGGCTCACCTGTACGTCCATCGTAAAGAATCGTCTTAGCATCGCTATCCATACCAGCTTCTTTCACAGTATCCCAGAGGTCTTCTGAGCTTGCTCCATCAAAGACTGGTGTCGCGATGTGAATACCCAAGTTACGAGCTGCCATACCAAGGTGAAGTTCCATAACCTGACCGATATTCATACGTGATGGCACCCCAAGAGGGTTCAACATGATATCAACCGGTGTACCGTCTGGAAGGTAAGGCATATCTTCAACTGGAACAATACGAGACACAACCCCTTTGTTTCCGTGACGACCGGCCATCTTATCTCCGACGCGGATCTTACGTTTTTGTGCAATGTAAACACGAACCAACATGTTGACACCAGATTGTAATTCATCACCGTTTGCACGGGTAAAGATCTTAACATCGCGAACGACTCCATCTCCACCGTGAGGTACACGGAGTGATGTATCACGCACTTCACGAGATTTATCCCCAAAGATAGCGTGAAGGAGACGTTCTTCGGCAGAAAGGTCTTTTTCACCTTTCGGTGTTACCTTACCGACAAGGATATCGCCTTCTTTAACCTCAGCACCAATACGGATAATACCTGTTTCATCCAAGTCACGAAGAGCATCTTCCCCGACGTTTGGAATTTCACGGGTAATTTCTTCAGGGCCTAACTTGGTATCGCGTGTTTCTGATTCGAATTCTTCCAAGTGAACAGATGTGTAGACATCTTCTTTCACCAAGCGTTCGCTCATGATAACAGCATCCTCGAAGTTATACCCTTCCCAAGTCATGTAAGCGACGATTGGGTTTTGACCAAGGGCCATTTCCCCTTTTTCCATCGATGGACCATCAGCGATAAAGTCGCCTTTTTCAACGGTTTCACCAACTTTAACCAGAGTACGTTGGTTGTAAGCTGTACCGGAGTTTGAACGACGGAATTTTTGAACATGGTAGACGTCCAAAGAACCATCTTCCCGACGGACTTCCACCTTATCCGCATCTGCATAGGTAACTTTACCATCATGTTGAGCAATGACTGCAGCTCCTGAGTCATGGGCTGCTTGGTATTCCATACCAGTACCCACATAAGGGGCTTTTGGATCAATCAATGGAACAGCCTGACGTTGCATGTTGGCACCCATGAGGGCACGGTTGGAGTCATCGTTTTCCAAGAAAGGAATACATGCTGTCGCAACAGCAACTACTTGTTTTGGAGATACGTCCATGTAGTCGACTTGATCAGATGGGAACTCTTGGTTGTTACCACGGTGACGTCCCATAACGATTGGCTCAGCAAAGCCACCCTTTTCGTTCAACTTAGAATTGGCCTGAGCGACGATGTACTCATCTTCTTCATCGGCTGTCAACCAAACGATTTCGTTGGTCACTACACCTTTTTCACGGTCTACCTTACGGTATGGCGTTTGGATGAAACCATACTTGTTCAAGTGTCCATAAGATGACAAGTTGTTGATCAAACCGATGTTTGGTCCTTCAGGTGTTTCGATTGGACACATCCGACCATAGTGGGTATAGTGCACGTCACGCACTTCATATCCGGCACGGTCACGTGTCAAACCACCAGGCCCTAAGGCAGACAAACGACGTTTGTGAGACAACTCAGAAAGTGGGTTGTGTTGGTCCATGAACTGTGACAACTGTGAAGAACCAAAGAATTCTTTAATTGCTGCAGTTACGGGACGAATGTTAATAATTTGTTGTGGTGTCAAGACATCGTTATCTTGTACAGACATCCGTTCGCGAACGTTTCGTTCCATCCGTGAAAGTCCAAGACGCACTTGGTTGGCAAGCAATTCACCAACGGCACGAATCCGACGGTTTCCAAGGTGGTCGATATCATCCACGCGGCCAAGACCTTCTGCAAGGTTCAAGAAATAGCTCATCTCTGCCAAGATATCTGCTGGAGTTACAATCCGTACTTTGTCAGATGGGTTGGCATTTCCGATGATGGTGACAACGCGGTCTGGATCTGTTGGAGCGACAACTTTGAATTTTTGCAATTCTACTGGTTCTGTCAAAACAGCAGCATCATTTGGAATGTAGGTGATTTTGTTCAAACCGTTATCCAATTGTTCAGAGATGCTGTCGATCACATCGCGCGTCATGACAGTACCAGCTTCTACAAGGATTTCCCCTGTTTCAGCATCTACCAATGGTTCTGCGATTGTTTGGTTCAACAAGCGGTTCTTGATATTGAGTTTCTTGTTGATCTTGTAGCGACCGACAGGAGCCAAGTCATAACGACGTGGATCAAAGAAACGAGCTACCAACAAGCTGCGTGAGCTTTCCGCTGTTTTTCGTTCACCCGGACGAAGACGCTCGTAGATTTCTTTGAGGGCTTCATCTGTCCGTGAATCCATTGGATTTTTGTGGATATCTTTTTCAATGGTATTACGAACCAATTCGCTATCCCCAAAGATATCGATGATTTCATCATCTCCAGAGAATCCAAGAGCACGCACAAGAGTTGTAAATGGAATCTTACGTGTGCGGTCGATACGTGTGTAAGCAATGTCTTTTGAGTCGGTTTCAAGCTCTAACCAAGCCCCACGGTTAGGGATAACAGTTGATCCATAACCAACCTTACCATTCTTGTCCACCTTATCATTGAAGTAGACACCTGGTGAGCGGACCAACTGAGATACGATAATCCGTTCTCCACCATTGATGATAAAGGTTCCCATTTCAGTCATGATTGGGAAATCACCAAAGAAAACTTCTTGGGTCTTGATTTCACCTGTTTCTTTGTTGACCAAACGGAAGGTCACAAAGATTGGTGCTGAGTAGCTGGCATCGTGGATGCGCGCTTCTTCAAGCGAATACTTAGGTTCGCGGATTTCATAACCCACAAATTCCAATTCCATTGTATCCGTGAAGTTTGAGATGGGAAGCACATCTTCAAATACTTCCTTCAAGCCATGATCCAAGAAATCTTTGAATGAGTCTGTCTGGATTTCAATCAAGTTTGGTAAATCAAGAACCTCTTTGATTCTTGAAAAACTACGACGGGTCCGATGTTTCCCGTATTGAACGTCATGTCCTGCCAAAGTTTTTAGCTCCTTTTTCCATACTAGGATAGCTTGGTAAAATGACTTTCACCACCTATCCGGTTTTAACTACAATTGTGTGATTTGCATCACGTGAAGAGCTGTCTCTTCACCTCATTCGTCGCATTTTGTAATTTTTAGAAAAATTAAATTTGTGTAACAAACTAGGTTTTTTCTGAAAAATAGGCACAAAAAGAGCAGCTAAATCGACTTATTCAAGTAAGATTTAACTGCTGTAAGCTCTTATTTGGACAATATTTCAAATAAAGCACACGACAAATTAGTTATCACTATTATACCGTTTTTTGCTCCAAAAATCAAGGCTTTCTCTAGGTTTTCTACTGGATCAGACTAGCGTCGATTGCCACGATTTGAGCTGTTTCGATTTGAACTATTGCTGGATGAACTATTGGTTGTCGAATTGTTCTTATTATTCGACTGATTTCCACTGGAATTACCGAGAATCGCTGCCCAAGCACTTTGATAATCGCTATCCGATCCCCCGATGGCAAAGCGGTATTGAGTGGTTGGCGCTCCGTTTTTGGCCCAAAGGCTCGTCACCATTTGACCGCTCACATCGATATCCCGACCATTGACATTGACGCGGCCCGGTCTTTCACCAGTCGATTTGAGTACTTCAGAGCGGATCACACTCTTATCGAGAGTGAATTTATCCTGAATCCCAAAGAGACTTGGATCTGCTTGGTAAATTGCATTCGCCAACTGCGCCATGTATTGGGCATTGTTGTTGTATCCAGTCAAGGTCTGCATGGAAGCATTGTTGTCATGGCCGATCCAACCTCCTAAAGAAACATTAGGGGTGGACAACATGAGCCACATATCCCCATTTGAGTTAGTGGTACCGGTTTTTCCAATCCAGTCTGCACCTGCCAGCGTTGGGTTGACTTGGCTAATCCGTGACTTAAAGGTCGTTGTAGCACCAGACGTAATAACCCCGCGCAAGAGATCCTGCATAATCGTTGCCGTTGCTGGAGAGTAAACACGAACAGGATCTGCCTCGTGCTTGTAGACTACATCCCCATCTCGATCAATGATTTGTTCTACCATGTAGCGTTTGAGGTAGTTCCCATTGTTAGCAATGGTTTGGAAACCATTGGTATGTTGGGCAACAGTGACCTCAATTCCTCCCCCCATCGGCAGACTCTCAATGCCATATTCAGGGATATCATAGCCCATTTTCTTCATGTAGGATGGGACATCCACACCTTTTTCACGAAGAGTCCGGTAAGTCCAGTAAGCTGGAATATTCCATGAGGTATTGAGGGCCTCACGGAGATCCATCATGGCTGTCCCTCGGCTATCCACGTGCATGATCGGCTCCCCACTTGAGAAATTAGTCGGGTAGTTAGAAAGGATGCTATTGCTTCCCATCAAGCCTTGGTCGATGGCAATCCCATAGGCCAACAGTGGTTTGATTGTAGACCCTGGGGAACGCTCTGTATCAAAGGCATGGTTGTTTTGGTTGCCGTCAAAATTCCGTCCACCGATAAATCCTAAAACGGCACCCGTTCGGTTGTCCATAAGGACATTCCCAACTTCTACAAGACCCGTCCCATCATCCAAGACGCTGCCAAAATTCGCTACTGCGGCCTGCATGGCATTGTGAACCGGTTTGTTAATCGTGGTTTGAATGGTGTAGCCACCTTCGCGCAACTCGCTCTCCGCTAATTCTTGATAAGCCTTGACGGTTTCATTATTTTTCAAGTCTTGCTTGGTGACATTGTCTCGCTTGATCAAGTAATCATACATGGCCTCTTTTGCTTCTGCCATGGCTTGGAAGTAGAGGTAGTCATGCGGTGTTTTCTCGATGCCATCTGGAGCGATGAAGTCTTTGGTCAAGTCGTACTGAGCATAGGTCTCGTAGTCTTTTTTCGACAAGGCTCCTGTCCGGTACATATTGAACAAAACGTCTTTGGCACGCGCCAGACCTAACTCGAGGTTCTCCTTGCTCTTTAGGCTACCGTCTGCAGCATAAGGAGAGTAGACAATCGGACTTTGTGGCAAGCCAGCGATAAAGGCCGCTTGTGGAACGGACAAGTCTTTCGCAGAGACGCCAAAGATCCCTTGAGCTGCAGCTTCCACACCCGCAATATTTTGTCCCCGATTGTTTCGTCCAAAAGGCGAAACATTTAAGTAGGTGGTTAGGATTTCATTTTTATCCATTCCCCGCTCTAAAGCCAAGGCATCGACAATCTCTGTCGCCTTACGAGTAAAGGTTGGAGCGTCTCCCACGACTTGCTGTTTGATCAACTGCTGGGTCAGGGTTGATCCCCCACTAGAGGAACCCACGCCGGCTACAGATCCAAGTGTTGCCCGAAGAACGGCTTTAGGTACAACTCCCTTGTGGCTTTCAAAATTCTCATCCTCAGTAGCGATCACAGCCTTCTTGACATTGTCTGAAATGGCGTCTCCTGCGACTGGCGTGCGGATCAAATCACTGTCCACTTCTGCAATCAAGCTCTTATCGGAATAAGTCAGTTTTGAAACACTGCTGACGTTGCGGACCTGCTGGACCAATTCTTCTGTCTTTGGAACCTTGACATTGCAAAAGAGGCTCGCCGCATAACCAATCCCAATCCCTGCGCCAAATAAAAAGAGGCACACGAACAGGGCGATCATGACATCCCACAGGAGTTTGAGGGTGCGCAAAAAGGTCGCAAAAATATCGCCGACAGACCAGCTACTTTCCTCATTTTTTTCCTTATTCGGAGTTTCTGTATACATCTTTGCAAAGAATTTTTGGACTTTCTTCCAAAACTCTTGCAGCTTCTCTTTTAATTGATTCACTGATTCTTTCTCCTTGTTCCCTATATTATAGCAGATTAGGCCCTTTGTTTTCAATCACAAGAGCGTAGAAATCGTCACTCATTCTTCCTGGGTAAGGACAAGAAAATGATGGAAACCATTGCCATTTCCGTGGTTTATGGTAGAATAGAGAGATGAATAAACTTATAAAGGAGAAAAGACACATGCACATTTTTGATGAGCTAAAAGAGCGTGGTTTGGTATTTCAAACGACGGATGAAGAAGCCTTACGCAAAGCACTGGAAGAAGGTCAGCTTTCTTATTATACTGGTTATGATCCAACTGCTGACAGCCTTCACCTTGGTCACTTGGTTGCTATCTTGACGAGCCGTCGTCTTCAACTAGCAGGCCACAAACCTTATGCGCTCGTTGGCGGTGCGACTGGTCTCATTGGAGATCCGTCCTTCAAAGATGCTGAACGTAGTCTCCAAACAAAAGAAACGGTACAAGAATGGGTTCGCTCCATTCAAGGGCAATTGTCTCGTTTCCTCGATTTTGAAAATGGTGACAATAAAGCCGAAATGGTCAACAACTACGATTGGTTTGGAAGCATTAGCTTTATTGACTTCCTTCGTGATGTCGGAAAATACTTTACGGTCAATGCTATGATGAGTA of Streptococcus sp. S5 contains these proteins:
- the pbp1b gene encoding penicillin-binding protein PBP1B; protein product: MNQLKEKLQEFWKKVQKFFAKMYTETPNKEKNEESSWSVGDIFATFLRTLKLLWDVMIALFVCLFLFGAGIGIGYAASLFCNVKVPKTEELVQQVRNVSSVSKLTYSDKSLIAEVDSDLIRTPVAGDAISDNVKKAVIATEDENFESHKGVVPKAVLRATLGSVAGVGSSSGGSTLTQQLIKQQVVGDAPTFTRKATEIVDALALERGMDKNEILTTYLNVSPFGRNNRGQNIAGVEAAAQGIFGVSAKDLSVPQAAFIAGLPQSPIVYSPYAADGSLKSKENLELGLARAKDVLFNMYRTGALSKKDYETYAQYDLTKDFIAPDGIEKTPHDYLYFQAMAEAKEAMYDYLIKRDNVTKQDLKNNETVKAYQELAESELREGGYTIQTTINKPVHNAMQAAVANFGSVLDDGTGLVEVGNVLMDNRTGAVLGFIGGRNFDGNQNNHAFDTERSPGSTIKPLLAYGIAIDQGLMGSNSILSNYPTNFSSGEPIMHVDSRGTAMMDLREALNTSWNIPAYWTYRTLREKGVDVPSYMKKMGYDIPEYGIESLPMGGGIEVTVAQHTNGFQTIANNGNYLKRYMVEQIIDRDGDVVYKHEADPVRVYSPATATIMQDLLRGVITSGATTTFKSRISQVNPTLAGADWIGKTGTTNSNGDMWLMLSTPNVSLGGWIGHDNNASMQTLTGYNNNAQYMAQLANAIYQADPSLFGIQDKFTLDKSVIRSEVLKSTGERPGRVNVNGRDIDVSGQMVTSLWAKNGAPTTQYRFAIGGSDSDYQSAWAAILGNSSGNQSNNKNNSTTNSSSSNSSNRNSSNRGNRR